In Amaranthus tricolor cultivar Red isolate AtriRed21 chromosome 3, ASM2621246v1, whole genome shotgun sequence, a single window of DNA contains:
- the LOC130808817 gene encoding GSH-induced LITAF domain protein-like — protein sequence MAANKGEEPVLGIPYNGGNQMMYHPQTQPQPQFFYVGENPYQNGAIPPNAIFDDPKGVPIHQTFYRDTPAPFSCVYCGHSSITSVKSKPSLAAVVGCMMPFMLGFCFLCPSMDCLWHKYHYCPKCGEKVADFEKSDPCIVMDPPNWVHKSFALTG from the exons ATGGCAGCGAACAAAGGGGAAGAACCAGTGCTTGGAATTCCGTACAATGGAGGAAATCAGATGATGTATCATCCGCAAACTCAACCTCAACCTCAATTCTTCTATGTCGGAGAAAATCCTTATCAAAATGGTGCTATTCCGCCAAACGCCATTTTTGACGACCCAAAAGGTGTGCCGATTCATCAGACTTTTTATAGAGATACTCCTGCTCCTTTTTCCTGCGTCTATTGCGGTCATTCTTCCATTACTTCGGTCAA ATCAAAGCCTAGTCTTGCAGCAGTTGTTGGTTGCATGATGCCATTTATGCTAGGATTTTGCTTCCTTTGCCCTTCAATGGATTGCCTCTGGCATAAATATCATTACTGCCCTAAATGCGGAGAAAAG gTTGCTGACTTTGAGAAATCAGATCCCTGCATCGTGATGGATCCTCCTAATTGGGTACATAAGAGTTTTGCATTAACCGGCTGA
- the LOC130808612 gene encoding probable xyloglucan endotransglucosylase/hydrolase protein 21 → MANSRFILFLFSNFCQLNVALSGNFVRDFDITWGDERAKILNNGKLLALLLDQSFGSGFKSKNEYLYGKIDMQIKLVPGDSADTITTYYLSSLGATHDEVDMEFLGNLSGEPYILHTNIFTQGQGSREQQFYLWFDLTAVFHTYSILWNPLFIALYVDGTPIRVFKNMESKGIAFPNNQTMRLYASIWDGENWATQGGGIKTNRTAAPFTASFKNFKGNACIWSSTKRASFCKPNSYSKPKFKWLSQELDSSTQTP, encoded by the exons TTTTCTAATTTTTGTCAACTTAACGTAGCATTGAGTGGTAATTTCGTGAGAGATTTCGACATAACATGGGGTGATGAACGGGCCAAGATACTCAACAATGGAAAACTACTCGCCCTTTTGTTGGATCAATCTTTTGGATCCGGATTCAAGTCTAAGAATGAGTATTTATACGGGAAGATTGATATGCAAATTAAACTAGTACCTGGTGATTCAGCTGACACCATAACTACATATTAT TTATCTTCGTTAGGAGCGACACATGATGAAGTTGATATGGAGTTCTTAGGCAACTTGTCGGGTGAGCCTTATATATTGCACACTAACATCTTTACACAAGGCCAAGGGAGCAGAGAGCAGCAGTTTTACCTTTGGTTTGATCTTACTGCTGTATTTCATACTTACTCCATTCTTTGGAATCCTCTATTCATTGC TTTGTATGTGGACGGCACCCCAATAAGAGTTTTCAAAAACATGGAATCAAAAGGAAtagcattcccaaacaaccaaACAATGAGGCTTTATGCAAGTATTTGGGATGGTGAAAATTGGGCCACACAAGGTGGTGGTATTAAGACAAATCGGACAGCTGCTCCATTCACTGCTTCTTTTAAGAACTTCAAAGGGAATGCTTGTATATGGTCTTCTACAAAGCGTGCATCCTTTTGTAAGCCTAATTCTTATTCTAAACCCAAGTTTAAATGGCTTTCTCAAGAGTTGGATTCATCTACCCAAACACCATAA
- the LOC130808794 gene encoding zinc finger protein CONSTANS-LIKE 14-like yields the protein MEENKLCVRTKFCDFCNQETAVLYCRADTAKLCITCDQHVHSANTLSKKHQRFPLCDTCGSEYASVKYITRNLFICQDCNSDLINNVGFSSDDQTSVECFSGCPSSSELSVVLGLDLAFDMMMMIGYGYDLRVPANHNVDPTSPLGYDNDDCGVLIEKCFDGKKQAVIKQLLNLQKKEKGFDCGNAGEIDSLLVPHNDGFLIGLDDNLNTNCNIINDDFNQCQSILFQQQQQKELNFPYNYNSNITRNVGGLPATATNPTKQIWDFKSGLMRDDKEPGMLHVNYNKNDVSFIMDSYSSLQQETGSTSSKVVGDIYDTNGSSSTEDIRLLNSKLQDPAASQIPITSESNNIHFTDQSIYVGPDNALTAGRTKADLEMMAHNRDNAMQRYLEKKKTRRYVKHIRYESRKARADERMRVKGRFVKINDAPPV from the exons AtggaagaaaataaattatgtgtGCGTACAAAATTCTGTGATTTCTGCAACCAGGAAACAGCCGTGTTATACTGCCGTGCTGACACGGCTAAACTGTGCATAACGTGTGACCAACACGTGCACTCCGCCAACACGCTTTCCAAGAAACACCAACGTTTTCCTCTCTGTGACACGTGTGGATCCGAATATGCTTCTGTCAAGTATATCACCCGCAACCTCTTTATCTGTCAAGACTGTAACTCAGATCTCATTAACAACGTTGGATTTTCCTctgatgatcaaacttctgtCGAATGTTTTTCAGGTTGTCCTTCTTCTTCAGAACTTTCTGTTGTTTTGGGccttgatcttgcatttgatatgatgatgatgatagggTATGGTTATGATTTAAGGGTCCCAGCTAATCACAATGTGGATCCCACTTCTCCTTTGGgttatgataatgatgattgtGGGGTCTTGATTGAGAAATGTTTTGATGGGAAAAAACAAGCAGTGATTAAACAGTTGTTGAATCTTCAAAAGAAGGAGAAGGGTTTTGATTGTGGAAATGCTGGGGAAATAGATTCTCTTCTTGTTCCACATAATGATGGGTTTTTAATTGGATTAGATGATAATCTTAATACTAATTGCAATATAATTAATGATGATTTTAATCAATGTCAATCAATCCTGTTTCAACAACAACAGCAAAAAGAATTGAATTTCCCatataattataattctaaTATCACCAGAAATGTGGGTGGTCTTCCTGCTACTGCCACCAATCCAACTAAACAG ATTTGGGATTTTAAATCAGGACTGATGAGAGATGACAAAGAACCTGGAATGTTACATGTCAACTACAATAAGAAtgatgttagttttattatggaCAGCTACAGTTCTCTTCAGCAGGAAACTGGTTCGACAAGCTCAAAAGTCGTAGGGGATATTTATGACACGAATGGCTCCAGTAGCACCGAGGATATCCGATTACTTAAT AGTAAGTTGCAAGATCCAGCAGCAAGTCAGATTCCAATAACATCCGAGAGTAACAACATTCATTTCACGGACCAATCTATATATGTTGGACCCGATAATGCGCTTACTGCGGGCAGAACCAAGGCTGACTTAGAGATGATGGCGCATAATAGAGACAATGCAATGCAACGCTACttggagaagaagaagacaaGAAG ATATGTGAAGCACATACGTTACGAGTCCAGGAAAGCAAGGGCTGATGAACGAATGAGAGTGAAAGGACGATTTGTGAAGATCAATGATGCTCCGCCTGTTTAA